In Calditrichota bacterium, one genomic interval encodes:
- the acs gene encoding acetate--CoA ligase produces MSNEKNRTTDADLYYPSQQVIDKATVKEYDELYKKSIEDREGFWSEQAENLEWFSKWEKVLDDSNKPFYKWFTGGKINIIHNAIDRHLTNWRRNKLAIIWEGEPGDVRTFSYHALNREVSKFANILKSMGVKKGDIVTIYMPQIPELAFAMLACAKIGAAHSVVYGGFSVEALADRIDDAKSRVLVTADGGFRRGKVADLKGIVNDAIKRSPTIEACITVKRTGHDVYMENDRDFWYHELCSLPIASPKCKTEVLDSEDMLFILYTSGTTGKPKGVLHTHGGYAVYTATTHRMVFDVKDDDRWWCAADPGWITGHSYIVYSPLINGSTVMMYEGAPNHPYPNRWWQIVEKYGITILYTSPTAIRGLMRFGDQWPKRHDISSLRLLGSVGEPINPEAWRWYYNVIGQERCPIMDTWWQTETGGFMITPLPITPLKPGSGTKPFFGNEIAVVDDDGNEVPANEEGKLVIKNPWPGMARTIFGDPDRYEETYWKTYEKQGWYTAGDSARIDEDGYIWVIGRIDDVIKVSGYRLGTAEIESALVSHQDVAEAAAIALPHELKGNAIHVYVILKAGLSGSQELNESLKDHVSKELGPIARPETVTFTETLPKTRSGKIMRRVLKARAQGLDEGDLSTLEA; encoded by the coding sequence ATGTCAAATGAAAAAAACAGAACAACTGACGCAGATTTGTATTATCCCTCGCAACAAGTAATTGATAAAGCCACGGTAAAGGAATATGATGAGCTTTATAAAAAATCAATCGAAGACCGGGAAGGTTTTTGGAGCGAACAAGCTGAGAACCTGGAATGGTTTTCCAAGTGGGAGAAGGTCCTTGATGATAGCAATAAACCTTTTTATAAATGGTTCACCGGTGGTAAAATAAATATTATTCACAATGCAATTGACAGGCATCTTACAAATTGGCGCCGCAATAAACTGGCAATAATTTGGGAAGGTGAACCCGGTGATGTGCGTACTTTTTCATACCATGCCCTCAATCGTGAAGTATCGAAGTTTGCAAATATTTTAAAAAGTATGGGTGTAAAAAAAGGTGATATTGTAACCATTTATATGCCTCAAATACCGGAACTGGCATTTGCCATGCTTGCCTGTGCAAAAATCGGCGCAGCACACAGCGTTGTATATGGCGGGTTTAGTGTAGAAGCTTTGGCCGATAGGATTGACGATGCCAAAAGCCGTGTTTTGGTTACTGCCGATGGAGGTTTCCGGCGCGGTAAAGTTGCAGATCTTAAAGGGATTGTAAATGATGCCATAAAACGATCACCAACCATTGAAGCGTGCATTACTGTAAAGCGCACCGGGCATGATGTTTACATGGAAAATGACAGGGACTTCTGGTATCATGAGTTATGTTCGCTGCCAATTGCCAGCCCCAAATGTAAAACAGAGGTTCTGGATTCTGAAGACATGCTTTTTATCCTTTATACATCCGGAACGACAGGTAAACCCAAAGGTGTTTTACACACACATGGTGGATATGCCGTATATACAGCCACTACACACCGCATGGTTTTTGATGTGAAGGACGATGACCGTTGGTGGTGTGCTGCCGACCCGGGCTGGATAACCGGCCACAGCTATATTGTTTACAGCCCGCTGATTAACGGAAGCACTGTTATGATGTATGAAGGCGCACCAAACCACCCTTATCCAAACCGCTGGTGGCAAATAGTTGAAAAATACGGAATAACAATTCTTTACACATCACCAACGGCTATTCGTGGATTAATGCGTTTTGGCGATCAGTGGCCCAAACGTCATGATATAAGTTCTCTACGCCTTTTAGGATCTGTTGGGGAACCCATAAATCCGGAAGCATGGCGCTGGTACTACAATGTTATTGGCCAGGAGCGCTGCCCGATTATGGACACATGGTGGCAGACTGAAACCGGCGGTTTTATGATCACGCCTTTACCGATCACGCCCCTAAAACCGGGCTCCGGAACAAAGCCATTTTTTGGGAACGAAATTGCTGTTGTGGATGATGATGGAAATGAAGTGCCTGCTAATGAAGAAGGCAAGCTGGTTATTAAAAATCCCTGGCCGGGAATGGCGCGAACAATTTTTGGTGACCCTGACCGCTATGAAGAAACATACTGGAAAACATATGAAAAGCAGGGCTGGTACACCGCAGGCGATTCTGCACGAATTGATGAAGATGGCTACATCTGGGTTATTGGCCGGATTGATGATGTTATAAAAGTTAGTGGCTACCGCCTTGGTACTGCTGAAATTGAGAGTGCTCTTGTCAGCCATCAGGATGTTGCAGAAGCTGCAGCAATTGCTTTGCCACATGAGCTAAAGGGAAATGCCATTCATGTTTATGTTATTTTAAAGGCAGGTCTTTCTGGCAGCCAGGAATTAAATGAAAGCCTAAAAGATCATGTGTCCAAGGAACTAGGCCCCATTGCCCGGCCAGAAACAGTAACATTCACCGAGACTTTACCAAAAACAAGAAGTGGTAAAATTATGCGCCGTGTTTTAAAAGCGCGTGCCCAGGGATTGGATGAAGGCGATTTGAGTACACTAGAAGCCTGA
- a CDS encoding cation acetate symporter — protein sequence MSILTWTWILVGFTFSIYIGIAIWSRARSTSDFYVAHRSVPALANGMATGADWMSAASFISMAGLISFIGRDGSVYLMGWTGGYVLLALLLAPYLRKFGKFTVPDFVGTRYYSDTARVVAVVCAIFVSFTYVAGQMRGVGIVFSRFLEVDINSGVLIGMAIVFFYAVLGGMKGITYTQVAQYVVLIIAYLIPAIFISILLTGNPIPQLGFGSELSDGSGYLLDKLDGLSTQLGFAAYTGGGSKSMIDVFFITAALMVGTAGLPHVIIRFFTVPKVSDARKSAGYALLFIAILYTTAPAVAAFARTNMIQTLNDQSYADAPSWLKNWEETNLIKFEDKNKDGLMQYRADTAVNELTIDRDIMVLANPEIAQLPNWVIALVAAGGLAAALSTAAGLLLVISTSISHDLIKNVIAPQTKDKQELTYARIAAGFAVLLAGYFGINPPGFVAQVVAFAFGLAASSFFPIIILGIFSKKTTKEGAIWGMISGIVLTAGYIIYFKFINPGANVADNWWFGISPEGIGTLGMVLNFIVATTVSKFSPAVPEDVQHMIEDIRVPREAKASDA from the coding sequence ATGAGTATTTTAACTTGGACCTGGATTCTTGTTGGCTTCACCTTTTCAATATACATAGGTATTGCGATTTGGTCACGGGCCCGATCCACAAGTGACTTTTATGTTGCCCATCGTAGCGTCCCGGCCTTGGCAAATGGTATGGCTACAGGAGCTGATTGGATGTCCGCAGCATCATTTATTTCAATGGCAGGTTTAATTTCATTTATTGGCCGTGATGGATCTGTTTACCTGATGGGTTGGACAGGCGGTTATGTTTTACTGGCATTATTACTGGCACCATATTTAAGAAAATTTGGAAAATTTACAGTTCCTGATTTTGTTGGTACGCGCTACTATTCTGACACTGCACGTGTTGTAGCTGTTGTGTGTGCTATTTTTGTTTCATTTACTTACGTTGCCGGCCAAATGCGCGGGGTTGGGATTGTATTCTCCCGCTTTCTGGAAGTAGATATTAACAGTGGTGTATTAATTGGTATGGCCATAGTTTTCTTTTATGCCGTACTTGGCGGTATGAAAGGTATTACCTATACACAAGTTGCCCAATATGTTGTTTTGATTATTGCTTACTTAATTCCAGCAATTTTTATTTCAATCCTTTTAACTGGCAACCCAATTCCTCAATTAGGTTTTGGTAGCGAGTTAAGTGATGGCAGCGGTTATCTTTTGGATAAGCTCGATGGCCTAAGTACGCAACTGGGTTTTGCGGCCTATACGGGTGGCGGCAGTAAATCTATGATTGATGTTTTCTTTATAACGGCAGCGTTAATGGTTGGAACTGCAGGATTGCCCCATGTAATCATTCGTTTTTTTACGGTTCCTAAAGTATCCGATGCGCGTAAATCTGCAGGTTATGCGTTACTGTTTATCGCAATTCTTTACACGACTGCACCGGCAGTTGCTGCTTTTGCAAGAACAAATATGATCCAGACTTTGAATGACCAATCTTACGCTGATGCTCCATCCTGGTTAAAAAACTGGGAAGAAACAAATCTTATCAAATTTGAAGATAAGAATAAAGACGGCCTTATGCAGTACAGAGCCGATACAGCTGTAAATGAATTAACCATCGATCGCGATATTATGGTTTTAGCTAATCCGGAAATTGCACAACTCCCGAATTGGGTAATTGCACTTGTCGCCGCAGGTGGTCTCGCCGCTGCACTTTCTACAGCAGCCGGATTGCTTCTTGTGATTTCGACATCCATATCGCATGACCTTATAAAGAATGTGATAGCACCCCAAACAAAAGATAAGCAAGAGCTCACCTATGCCCGTATCGCAGCAGGTTTTGCAGTTTTGCTTGCCGGTTATTTTGGGATAAATCCGCCTGGATTTGTGGCGCAGGTGGTTGCCTTTGCTTTTGGTCTGGCAGCTTCCTCATTCTTCCCGATTATTATTTTGGGGATCTTTTCTAAAAAGACTACAAAAGAAGGCGCTATTTGGGGTATGATTTCAGGCATAGTACTTACTGCCGGCTATATCATCTATTTTAAATTTATTAACCCCGGTGCTAATGTAGCTGATAACTGGTGGTTTGGTATTTCACCGGAAGGAATCGGTACACTTGGTATGGTTCTTAATTTTATCGTTGCCACAACTGTATCCAAATTCTCTCCGGCTGTACCGGAAGATGTTCAACATATGATTGAAGATATACGCGTTCCTCGTGAAGCAAAAGCGAGCGATGCTTAA
- a CDS encoding DUF4212 domain-containing protein — translation MSDKKNLQEYWKKNIRYVGILLSVWFVVSYVFGILLVEQLDTIRFFGFKLGFWFAQQGSEIVFVILIFVYVHLMNKLDREYDVHEE, via the coding sequence ATGAGTGATAAAAAAAATCTTCAGGAATATTGGAAAAAAAATATCAGATATGTTGGGATACTGCTCTCAGTTTGGTTTGTGGTATCTTATGTATTTGGTATTCTCCTGGTCGAACAGCTGGATACAATCCGCTTCTTTGGATTTAAATTAGGCTTTTGGTTTGCCCAGCAAGGATCTGAAATTGTATTCGTGATTTTGATATTCGTTTATGTTCATTTAATGAACAAGCTGGATCGTGAATACGACGTTCACGAAGAATAA
- a CDS encoding sigma 54-interacting transcriptional regulator: MPINQKTDSNTQGIRLLLIGGDNNGRQLLEQFRSDPSIQVVGVIDKKPDSPAMKLAREENLPTSKDYKEFIRDETIDLILNVTGDKILQHKLMQDKMPGSVLIGKVSAMLIWTMVDETSKRKILENYLSLNIKKYVTHEMIMGHTNRMKEIGNQISRVAPTQTTVLIRGESGTGKEMVARTIHQVSPWRDAPMVTVNCTAISASLFESELFGYKKGAFTGAEEDRPGLLEIANNGTVFLDEIGDMPLEMQGKMLRFLQSQEIRRVGSFETKKVNVRIIAATNSKLEESIKENTFRSDLFYRLNAFTIELPALRERREDISLLAYHFLKNTHDKFDSKVKTISNDVIKELQNYSWPGNIRELKNVIERGVIMANENILEVSDLPVEKNSNQSADADNLIDLNLGLMKIKESNIQKIEKKLLLQYLEQTSGNISHAAQEAQVPRRTFQRLLTKHQIEASQFKNKI; the protein is encoded by the coding sequence ATGCCAATTAATCAAAAAACCGATTCGAATACACAGGGAATTCGCCTTCTCTTAATTGGTGGTGATAATAATGGCCGGCAACTTTTGGAGCAATTCCGCAGCGATCCATCGATCCAAGTTGTAGGCGTAATTGATAAAAAGCCGGATAGCCCTGCCATGAAATTAGCCAGGGAAGAAAATCTCCCCACATCAAAAGACTACAAAGAGTTTATCCGTGATGAAACTATTGACCTTATATTAAATGTTACCGGCGATAAGATTCTACAGCATAAACTTATGCAGGATAAAATGCCCGGTAGTGTTTTAATTGGTAAAGTCAGCGCAATGCTAATCTGGACAATGGTAGATGAAACCAGCAAACGGAAAATTTTAGAAAACTATCTTAGCCTTAATATAAAAAAATATGTTACCCATGAAATGATTATGGGGCACACCAACCGCATGAAAGAAATAGGTAACCAAATTAGCCGCGTTGCCCCAACACAAACAACCGTTCTTATACGTGGCGAAAGCGGAACAGGCAAAGAAATGGTTGCTAGGACAATACACCAGGTAAGCCCATGGCGGGATGCGCCAATGGTTACAGTAAATTGCACCGCAATAAGTGCCAGCCTTTTTGAAAGTGAACTCTTCGGTTATAAAAAGGGAGCTTTTACAGGCGCAGAAGAAGACCGCCCGGGTCTACTTGAAATAGCGAATAACGGAACTGTATTTTTAGATGAGATTGGTGATATGCCCCTTGAAATGCAGGGAAAAATGTTACGATTTTTGCAATCTCAGGAAATTCGCCGGGTTGGTAGCTTTGAGACAAAAAAAGTGAATGTACGCATAATAGCCGCCACAAATAGCAAACTGGAAGAATCAATTAAAGAAAATACTTTCCGGTCTGATCTCTTTTACCGGCTTAACGCTTTTACAATTGAGCTTCCGGCCCTTAGGGAGCGGAGAGAAGATATAAGCCTTCTTGCATATCACTTTTTAAAAAACACCCATGATAAATTTGACAGTAAAGTTAAAACAATTTCTAATGACGTGATAAAAGAATTACAAAACTATTCCTGGCCTGGCAATATACGGGAACTAAAAAATGTAATTGAAAGAGGCGTTATTATGGCCAATGAAAATATTCTGGAAGTTTCTGATTTGCCTGTAGAAAAAAACTCCAATCAAAGCGCAGATGCAGATAATTTAATTGATTTAAATCTTGGATTAATGAAAATAAAAGAATCTAATATCCAAAAAATAGAAAAAAAATTATTACTGCAATACCTTGAACAGACTTCAGGTAATATATCCCATGCTGCCCAAGAAGCCCAGGTTCCCAGGAGAACTTTTCAACGCCTGCTTACCAAACATCAGATTGAAGCTTCCCAATTTAAAAACAAAATATAG
- a CDS encoding calcium/sodium antiporter — translation MILINSLLFFAGLLLLYIGAELLVRGSSRIALMLRISPIIVGLTVVAFGTSSPEFLVSFFAAYKGNIDISVGNIVGSNIANIGLVLGFSALLRPISRLKDSIKNELIWVTAVSILFWIFAMDNSVGHFEGGILFFGIILFTVLLIRTSINNRSQQSTEDIPHVDTGWSFIDSLSNKSKVIIFLIWTIIGIIVLGYGSKVTIDSATAIAEELGISQVIIGLTMVAFGTSLPELATGIISVIKKENELLVGNVIGSNLFNILGVAGPIALFFPIPITESVIWADFPVMLAFTFLLIIVMFGIGKINRFIAGILFLGYLTYMTLIVITR, via the coding sequence TTGATTCTAATAAACAGCCTTCTTTTTTTTGCCGGATTACTTTTACTTTATATAGGTGCCGAGTTATTGGTTCGCGGCTCTTCACGCATTGCATTAATGTTGAGGATCTCTCCAATAATTGTTGGATTAACAGTTGTTGCTTTTGGTACGTCTTCACCTGAATTTTTGGTTAGCTTTTTTGCGGCCTACAAAGGAAATATTGATATTTCAGTTGGAAATATTGTTGGCAGTAATATTGCAAATATAGGACTTGTTCTGGGTTTCTCTGCACTGCTCAGGCCAATATCCCGTTTAAAAGATAGTATTAAAAATGAGTTAATCTGGGTAACAGCTGTATCAATATTATTCTGGATATTTGCCATGGATAATTCGGTTGGCCACTTTGAAGGCGGTATACTGTTCTTTGGCATTATTTTATTTACAGTGTTACTGATTAGGACAAGCATAAATAACCGCTCCCAACAAAGTACTGAAGATATTCCACATGTCGATACAGGTTGGTCTTTCATAGATTCACTTTCTAATAAAAGCAAAGTCATAATCTTTTTGATATGGACTATTATTGGCATTATTGTTTTGGGCTATGGTTCAAAAGTAACTATCGATTCGGCAACTGCCATTGCAGAAGAATTAGGCATAAGCCAGGTTATTATTGGCTTAACAATGGTTGCTTTCGGAACATCCCTTCCGGAACTGGCCACTGGGATTATTAGCGTTATAAAAAAGGAAAATGAATTGCTGGTTGGTAATGTAATTGGCAGCAATCTTTTTAATATCCTGGGTGTTGCCGGCCCAATAGCTTTGTTTTTCCCAATTCCTATTACCGAGTCTGTAATATGGGCCGACTTCCCTGTAATGCTCGCTTTCACTTTCTTATTAATTATCGTCATGTTTGGCATAGGTAAAATTAACCGTTTTATAGCTGGGATTTTATTTCTTGGTTACTTAACTTATATGACCTTAATTGTAATAACCCGCTAG
- a CDS encoding response regulator, translated as MKLYQSNCEDNTLAASLGHIILYSFLFLLPDDGLYHPSISIYTVLAIISLTIPKIALIFFNRGKKYEEIIAFILIELSAVFWTITYISEIVLSSQLNHYIIILFLNIVGISFIASFALFKNLSFNYLFNSTLLIVSALFTFLFLEELQLPFILIFLLSFVIGISYSKVHNKNWLEFLAEKDRSIQYSQALAKTNEKLKEALAKAESATRMKGDFIATVSHEIRTPMNGILGMTTLLRDSNLNEEQKEFVDMIQSSADSLLTIIDDILDFSKLESGKLRVENVSFNILEVLNEIAVVFGELSSSKGLDFQLKMEDEFQNNVIGDPVRLRQVLINIIGNAIKFTLQGYIKLSVKMDSIAGNIKMVQFKIEDTGIGIEKQQLDTIFDRFTQADASTTRKFGGTGLGLAITKELVDLMSGELQIDSRPGIGTVFLIKIPFKLDSSLRGNEEKPNNNRNLASLNGIAKGKTILLVEDNLINQKVASLILQKTGCSIETALNGQEAVEMVKSNNYDLIFMDIQMPVLNGVEATAKIRVLQQNDKYTPIIAMTADAMKGDREKYISAGMDDYISKPIKQEVLFSVLSEWISKNNNNT; from the coding sequence ATGAAATTATATCAAAGTAACTGCGAAGATAATACTTTAGCCGCGTCTCTTGGGCATATTATCCTCTACTCATTTTTATTTTTATTACCGGATGATGGTCTATACCATCCATCAATTAGTATTTATACTGTTCTGGCGATTATCTCACTTACAATACCTAAAATTGCTCTTATTTTTTTTAACAGAGGTAAAAAATATGAAGAAATAATTGCATTCATTTTAATTGAATTAAGTGCTGTCTTTTGGACAATTACATATATTTCCGAAATAGTTCTTTCTTCACAGCTAAATCATTATATAATCATTTTGTTTTTAAATATAGTTGGTATTTCTTTTATTGCTTCATTTGCCCTGTTTAAAAACCTTTCGTTTAATTATTTGTTTAATTCAACTCTATTAATAGTCTCAGCACTATTTACGTTTCTGTTTTTAGAAGAATTACAATTGCCATTTATTTTAATTTTCTTGCTAAGTTTTGTCATTGGGATTTCTTATAGTAAAGTCCACAATAAAAACTGGTTAGAATTCTTAGCGGAAAAAGATCGAAGTATTCAATATTCGCAAGCCTTGGCAAAAACAAATGAAAAGCTTAAAGAGGCATTGGCAAAAGCAGAATCTGCCACACGTATGAAAGGAGATTTTATTGCTACGGTAAGCCATGAAATTAGAACACCTATGAATGGTATTCTGGGAATGACCACACTGTTAAGAGACAGCAACCTCAATGAAGAACAAAAAGAATTCGTTGACATGATCCAAAGTTCTGCTGATTCGCTACTCACAATAATTGATGATATTTTGGATTTTTCAAAACTTGAATCGGGGAAATTGAGAGTTGAGAATGTTTCCTTTAATATTTTAGAGGTCCTTAATGAAATTGCTGTCGTTTTTGGAGAGCTATCTAGCTCAAAAGGGTTGGATTTTCAATTAAAAATGGAAGATGAGTTTCAAAATAATGTTATTGGTGACCCGGTCCGTTTACGGCAAGTTTTAATTAACATTATAGGGAATGCCATAAAATTTACACTGCAAGGATATATAAAACTGTCAGTAAAAATGGATTCAATTGCCGGAAACATTAAAATGGTACAATTTAAAATTGAAGACACCGGTATTGGAATAGAGAAACAACAATTAGATACAATTTTTGATCGTTTTACCCAGGCCGATGCTTCAACAACACGTAAGTTTGGAGGAACCGGATTAGGCTTGGCAATTACTAAAGAACTTGTTGATTTGATGAGTGGTGAGTTACAAATTGATAGTAGGCCAGGAATAGGAACAGTTTTCTTAATTAAGATACCATTTAAGTTAGATAGTTCTTTAAGGGGCAATGAAGAAAAACCAAACAATAATAGAAACCTGGCCTCATTAAATGGAATAGCAAAAGGCAAAACAATCTTATTAGTAGAAGATAATCTTATTAATCAAAAAGTTGCGTCTTTAATCCTGCAAAAGACGGGTTGCTCAATTGAAACAGCTTTGAACGGGCAGGAAGCTGTTGAAATGGTTAAATCAAACAATTATGATCTTATTTTTATGGACATCCAAATGCCGGTATTAAATGGTGTCGAAGCAACTGCTAAAATTCGTGTTTTACAACAAAATGATAAATACACGCCAATAATCGCTATGACGGCAGATGCCATGAAAGGTGACCGGGAAAAATATATAAGTGCCGGCATGGATGATTATATCAGTAAACCTATTAAGCAGGAAGTGCTGTTCAGCGTTCTCTCGGAGTGGATATCTAAAAACAATAATAATACTTAA
- a CDS encoding ABC transporter ATP-binding protein, translating to MKINIRELSKIYPNKNKALDNVSFEISDGLFGLLGPNGAGKSTLMRILVTLMKPTKGSVTIDGFDLQKNRKEIRGLLGYLPQDFSTFPKIKTWEFLDYSARLAGLSNKKKRIQKIDLLLEKVGLFDSREKLASKLSGGMKRRVGIAQALINDPKILIVDEPTTGLDPEERIRFRNLLTEMSRDERIIILSTHIVGDISSTCHDMALLSKGSLAFKGAPKDLIEQAVPYTYQLEVDYSELEKVKQEHIVISTVPVDSGWQVDVVAKNINGFKARQIEPNLEHAYVCFMELLN from the coding sequence ATGAAAATTAACATTCGAGAACTCTCTAAAATATATCCAAATAAAAACAAAGCTTTAGATAATGTTTCCTTTGAAATATCTGATGGTTTGTTTGGGCTTCTTGGCCCAAATGGGGCTGGTAAATCAACATTGATGCGTATTCTCGTTACATTGATGAAACCAACAAAAGGATCAGTGACAATTGATGGTTTTGATCTGCAAAAAAATCGTAAGGAAATCCGTGGTTTATTGGGTTACCTGCCACAAGACTTTAGTACATTTCCTAAAATAAAAACATGGGAGTTTCTCGATTACAGTGCACGTTTGGCCGGTCTTTCCAATAAAAAAAAACGTATCCAAAAAATAGATTTACTTCTGGAAAAAGTTGGCTTGTTCGATTCGCGTGAAAAGCTGGCCAGTAAGCTTTCCGGTGGAATGAAAAGGCGTGTTGGAATTGCCCAGGCATTGATCAATGATCCCAAAATATTAATTGTTGATGAGCCAACCACAGGGCTGGATCCTGAAGAAAGAATTCGCTTCCGCAATTTATTAACGGAAATGTCCAGGGACGAGCGGATAATTATTTTATCAACTCATATAGTTGGTGATATTTCCAGCACATGCCATGATATGGCTTTGTTAAGCAAAGGCAGCCTTGCTTTTAAGGGAGCTCCAAAAGACTTAATTGAACAAGCTGTTCCTTATACATATCAACTTGAAGTGGATTATTCTGAGCTTGAAAAAGTAAAACAGGAACACATAGTTATTTCCACCGTGCCAGTCGATAGTGGATGGCAGGTAGATGTTGTTGCAAAAAATATAAATGGATTTAAAGCCAGACAAATTGAGCCTAACCTTGAACACGCCTATGTCTGTTTTATGGAATTGTTAAATTAG
- a CDS encoding TolC family protein, whose product MKKFSILIVGLFLFQFAAAQEIINFDDAMRIARENSPTIRQARFSLERSQELLNAQEAALNSRFSLNVEPFLFQRSRNFQALLGRFNDSEEKRSSATFIVAQPILLTDGTLSLQNTFQYRDTQSEFQGDVQNKIYSNNLFLSFSQPLFTYNRTKLALEEVKADLDYSYLNYVINELQLEQQVANLFYRTYQNKLALQVAREDLSNTKQSYEIIENKVNAGLAAKEELFQAELNLITSRSSVQNSEVTLQNSLDDLKQLLGIDLYKEISVATEISQDKIEISAERAIKLGLANRLELRQRDLDIRSSKASLIRAAATNEFKGNLNLSYGFIGNDEAVNQIFDNQDQNQSASISFDIPIYDWGEQESREKAAQISVMTSEFNREDEKVNIIIGLRKAYRSLENQSLQIDLAKQNVKIAQQTYDINLERYKNGDLTSMDLNLFQNQLSTKKNNLVDAQINYKLLLLDLKVQALWDFEKDRAVDIQKQNR is encoded by the coding sequence ATGAAGAAATTCAGTATTCTTATTGTGGGATTATTTTTATTCCAGTTTGCGGCTGCACAGGAAATAATAAATTTTGATGATGCTATGCGTATAGCGAGGGAAAACAGCCCAACTATAAGGCAGGCACGTTTTAGCCTGGAACGCAGCCAGGAATTGCTTAATGCTCAGGAGGCTGCCCTGAACTCCCGTTTCAGTTTAAATGTTGAGCCATTTTTATTTCAACGCAGCCGTAACTTTCAGGCATTACTTGGCCGGTTTAATGATTCTGAAGAGAAACGTTCCAGTGCCACATTTATTGTAGCCCAACCCATTTTGCTTACAGATGGAACACTTTCTTTGCAGAACACTTTTCAATACAGAGATACGCAAAGCGAATTTCAAGGTGATGTTCAGAATAAGATTTATAGTAACAACCTGTTTTTATCATTTAGCCAGCCTTTATTTACATACAACCGGACAAAACTGGCCTTGGAAGAGGTTAAAGCAGATCTGGATTATTCTTATCTAAATTACGTTATTAATGAACTGCAGTTGGAGCAGCAAGTTGCTAATCTTTTTTATAGGACCTACCAAAATAAACTGGCCCTGCAGGTTGCACGTGAGGATTTATCCAATACAAAACAAAGTTATGAAATAATTGAAAATAAGGTTAATGCAGGGTTGGCAGCAAAAGAGGAGCTTTTTCAGGCAGAGTTAAACCTGATTACCAGCCGCTCTTCGGTACAAAACAGCGAAGTGACCTTGCAAAATTCTTTAGATGATCTTAAGCAGCTTTTGGGTATTGATTTGTATAAAGAAATATCTGTTGCAACTGAAATAAGCCAGGATAAAATAGAAATATCCGCTGAGCGGGCAATAAAGCTGGGGCTGGCAAATCGCCTGGAGCTGCGACAAAGAGATCTTGATATACGTAGCTCGAAGGCCAGTTTAATAAGGGCCGCTGCTACAAATGAGTTTAAAGGGAATTTAAATCTGAGTTATGGATTTATAGGAAATGATGAAGCTGTAAATCAAATATTTGATAATCAGGACCAAAACCAGAGCGCCAGTATTTCATTTGATATTCCGATTTATGATTGGGGAGAACAGGAATCCCGCGAGAAAGCTGCTCAAATATCTGTCATGACTTCTGAATTCAATCGGGAAGATGAAAAAGTAAATATTATTATTGGGCTAAGAAAAGCCTATCGTTCACTGGAGAACCAATCGCTGCAGATTGACCTTGCAAAGCAAAATGTAAAAATTGCCCAGCAAACTTATGATATCAATCTTGAGCGATATAAAAACGGTGACTTAACAAGCATGGATTTAAACTTGTTCCAAAATCAGCTTTCTACAAAAAAGAACAACCTGGTTGATGCGCAAATTAATTATAAACTTTTACTCTTGGATTTAAAAGTACAGGCCTTATGGGATTTTGAAAAAGACAGGGCTGTGGATATTCAAAAACAAAATCGTTAA